One Agelaius phoeniceus isolate bAgePho1 chromosome 6, bAgePho1.hap1, whole genome shotgun sequence DNA window includes the following coding sequences:
- the LOC129121182 gene encoding cytosolic phospholipase A2 epsilon-like — protein MGLFYSKSQTEPSPCNLLTVKIIQMKNARKADLLSQSDCYVSLSLPTASVQQFRTKTVQNSKNPTWNETFHFTIQSQVKNILELKVCDEDKVTEDDHLLTVFFDVSKIQLGENIQLSFQLNPQGKEELEVEFTMESSPDPPENIITNGVLVSREVSCLDVQVNDGRLRKDTIERKFALTVDGSYEGTQTHTLSSCLCPTSPARFHYIKYNQSALTVALPRRRRLSRSISSQNERDMNESVTLPLNSLPIQEKISIGEDRTIDLYTKANEWTQGLCFRPRNLDARLGFDLCTDEQNFLQNRKKVVAAALKDVLHLEEDLQEHEVPIVAVTTAGCGIRALTAMYGSILGLQKLRVLDCISYISGSSGTTWTMTKLYEDADWSRKDLGEVIIEARKQAAKCKMGAFCLKSLRNYYRELSQRTQAGHKTSFIDLWGLMIEAMLNDGKSHHRLSDQRQAVNQGQNPLPIYLALNVKDKVATKDFREWVEFTPYEVGFLKYGAFIRAEDFGSEFFMGRLMKKIPESRICFMQGMWSSIFSKNLLDAWHAADNSEDFWRRWTQDKVTEIEEQPDLPEKPYEMATCVFTPTSGLSTTLRDILTDRPAVSKYHNFLRGFQMHNEYIQHEHFTKWKDTLLDASPNDLRGNSEHLELVDAAFFFETSYPPLLRPERKVDVIIHLNYTGGSQILPLEQACKYFAEQEIPFPCIGLTDDEKNLKECYMFDGADTPGAPLLLYFPLVNDTFQKYVAPGMARTAAEMEQGKVDISSFSSPYSTREVSLKAEDFNKLLKLANYNIMNNENMILQALRTAVARKKQALSQPASQAQPSA, from the exons ATGGGGCTGTTCTACAGCAAGAGCCAG ACAGAACCGTCTCCATGCAACTTGCTCACCGTAAAAATCATACAGATGAAAAATGCCAGGAAAGCAGACTTGT TAAGTCAGTCTGATTGCTATGTGAGCCTGAGCCTGCCAACAGCTTCAGTGCAGCAGTTCCGCACCAAGACTGTCCAGAACAGCAAGAACCCAACATGGAACGAGACCTTCCACTTCACGATTCAGAGCCAGGTTAAG aacaTTCTGGAGCTTAAAGTTTGTGATGAGGACAAAGTAACTGAAGATGACCATCTCCTCACTGTTTTCTTTGATGTCTCCAAAATCCAGCTTGGAGAAAACATTCAGCTAAGTTTCCAGCTGAATCCACAG gGAAAAGAGGAGCTGGAGGTTGAATTCACAATGGAGAGCAG TCCAGATCCTCCTGAAAACATTATTACTAATGGAGTTCTAGtg TCCCGTGAGGTTTCCTGTTTGGACGTGCAGGTGAACGATGGGAGGCTGAGGAAGGACACTATAG AGAGAAAGTTTGCATTAACTGTGGACGGGTCGTATGAAGGAACCCAGACGCACACgctgagctcctgcctgtgccccaCATCCCCGGCCAGGTTCCACTACATCAAGTACAACCAGTCGGCGCTCACTGTGGCTCTGCCGCGGCGCAGACGCCTCAGCAGG TCTATATCAAGTCAAAATGAAAGGGACATGAATGAATCTGTGACTCTACCTCTGAACTCGCTTCCTATACAAGAGAAAATATCAATAGGAGAG GACAGGACGATTGACTTGTACACAAAGGCAAATGAATG GACTCAGGGTCTGTGTTTCAGACCAAGAAACCTTGATGCTCGCCTGGGGTTTGACCTCTGCACAGATGAACAGAATTTCCTGCAAAACCGAAAGAAGGTAGTTGCTGCTGCACTAAAGGACGTTCTTCATCTGGAGGAAGATCTGCAAGAGCATGAG GTGCCTATAGTGGCTGTGACCACTGCAGGGTGTGGTATAAGAGCCCTCACTGCCATGTATGGCAGCATTTTGGGTCTCCAAAAGTTGCGTGTTCTGGATTGTATTTCATACATCAGTGGTTCATCTGGCACAACATG GACAATGACAAAGCTATATGAAGATGCTGATTGGTCACGTAAGGATCTTGGGGAAGTAATTATTGAAGCACGGAAGCAAGCAGCCAAGTGCAAGATGGGGGCTTTTTGCTTGAAAAGTCTGAGGAATTATTACAGAGAGCTGAGCCAAAGGACCCAAGCAGGACATAAAACATCTTTCATTGATCTGTGGGGGCTCATGATTGAAGCCATGTTAAATGATGGG AAAAGCCACCACAGACTTTCTGATCAACGTCAGGCAGTGAACCAAGGTCAGAACCCACTGCCCATCTACCTTGCCCTTAATGTCAAGGACAAAGTTGCCACCAAAGATTTCAGAG AGTGGGTGGAGTTCACGCCATACGAGGTGGGCTTCCTGAAATATGGCGCCTTCATTCGTGCAGAGGATTTTGGCAGTGAGTTCTTCATGGGCCGCTTGATGAAGAAGATCCCTGAGTCACGAATCTGCTTCATGCAAG GAATGTGGAGTAGTATCTTCTCCAAAAATCTCTTGGATGCCTGGCATGCAGCTGACAATTCAGAAGACTTCTGGCGCAGGTGGACCCAAGACAAAGTGACTGAAATAG AGGAACAGCCAGACCTGCCTGAGAAGCCATATGAGATGGCCACGTGCGTTTTCACTCCTACGAGCGGCCTCTCCACGACGCTCCGGGACATCCTGACGGATCGCCCTGCTGTCTCCAAGTACCACAACTTCCTAAGGGGCTTTCAGATGCACAATGAGTACATCCAGCATGAACATTTCACAAAATGGAAAG ACACTTTGCTAGACGCCTCTCCCAATGACCTGAGAGGCAACTCAGAAcatctggagctggtggatgcaGCTTTCTTCTTTGAAACGAGTTACCCACCCCTTCTGAGACCAGAGCGGAAAGTGGACGTCATCATACACTTAAATTACACAGGTGGATCACAGATATTG cccctggagcaggctTGCAAATACTTTGCAGAGCAGGAAATTCCATTTCCCTGCATTGGACTGACAGATGATGAGAAGAACCTGAAAGAGTGCTACATGTTCGATGGTGCAGACACCCCAggagctcctctgctgctttaTTTTCCATTAGTGAATGACACTTTTCAAAAATATGTAGCACCTG GCATGGCACGTACTGCTGCTGAAATGGAACAGGGCAAAGTTGATATCTCCAGTTTCTCCTCTCCATACTCAACCAGGGAGGTCTCGCTGAAAGCAGAAGATTTCAACAAGCTTCTGAAGCTGGCTAATTACAACATAATGAACAACGAGAACATGATTCTTCAGGCCTTGCGCACGGCTGTGGCACGGAAGAAACaagccctgagccagccagCATCACAGGCACAGCCCTCTGCTTGA